DNA from Globicephala melas chromosome 5, mGloMel1.2, whole genome shotgun sequence:
ATCATTCAACAACGGCGCCAGCTACCCACTGCAAGCTGGCCAACCGAGGCTGACCAAGCAACACTTCCCACAGGGACTGAGCCAGGTGGTGGATGCGAACACCGGCACGGTGAGAACCCTCAACCCAGCTGCCATGGGTCGGCAGATGATGCCACCGCTCCCGGGGCAGCAAGGCACCAGCCAGGCCAGGCCAATGGTCATGTCTGGCCTAAGCCAGGGCGTTCCCGGCATGCCAGCGTTCAGCCAGCCCCCGGCACAGCAGCAGATGTCCAGTGGCAGCTTTGCCTCGAGCAGCCAGGGCCAAGGCTATGAGCGGAACCCCCCTCAGGACATGTCATACAGTTACAGTGGCGACGCAGCCGGGGCGTCCTTCCCCAGCCTCTCGGACAGTGCCGACCTCGTGGATGCCATCATCAAAGGTGGGCCAGGGGACGAGTGGATGCAGGAGCTCGATGAATTGTTTGGAAACCCCTAGTCAAGAGGGGCCCCGGCAGCCACAACTCTAGTGGTTAAAGCTTCAGCCGTGAAAGAGAAACAGGATGTTGCATcatccttgtttttttgtttatttgacctGCGTAATCTGAGCAAAACTGCAGCCGGCTGACAGTGGAAGATCCAGGTGCCAATCCACAGCCCCGCCGGGCCTCATTTCACCTGATTTTCACACAGCAGTCAAGACAGACGCTCTGCGAATCCCGCTGCGAAAGAGGGGGACGCACCATAGACAGGTGGGGAAGATGATTCCGTAGCCCCTCTGCTCGGCCCTCCCTGTGATTGTCCGGCCCAGCAAGAGCCGCTCTGGCCAAGACAGACTGCTGCCTGACCTGAGGTGGCCGTCAGCCCCTCCTGGCCCTGGTCCAGAGGCTGTAGCTTTGGAGACACAAAGGAGAGAGAGCCCGGGACTGAGAGTCCCACAGAGCCTGCTGGGTGGTGGCACAAGCCAAGAGCACACGTCAGAAAGGCGCTGAACTCCGGCTACAAAGAGATGTCAGGCTTCAAGACGTGCTATTGGGTCTGGAGGGTGGGTGCAAAGAACAGTGAGATGTCACAGGAAGACACAGAATCGTACAGGCCTGTCTCCTGCCCATGATGACCCTCAGGAATTTTAGAGCGACTGCCTCACAGGGTGAGCTTGGAGAAGGGTCCTGGCAGTCCCGGGCGGGCAGCCCTCTGCTGGTGACCGGGGTGGCCGTCACTCTGGGGCGTTGAGCTGGAGCCTCCTGAGGACCCGACAGGACCCAACACATCTTGGCAGTTCCCATCTACTCCTGGAGGCCGAGGATGGAGAGGCCCCGGCTGGACGCTCTGTGTCCGCTAGCACGGCTGCCTTTCTCCCCGGTCCCTGCCCTTATTCCTCCTCGCCTCTACCCGAGCCTGCACTTGCTCTTCCTTGCAGAGCAGCCAAGGAGAAATGAAGTTTTTGTCTTCAGGGAGCCCGGGCAGAGGGGAAATAGGTGCCAGAAGAACTTGGACAATGCCTGAAATGCAGAGGTGACGCTGGAGTctcctttctctgcctggaacTAAGTGGGCCACTCTGCTTCTGGGACACCGGGGAGGACTGGCCTGGACATCGCTGGCTCTGGCTCCCTTTGGGAAAAGCCCAGGGCTGATGCTCTAAAGTCAGCCTGGCCCTTCAtccctacccaccagaaagaccaatCTCACACCCTGAAAACTGAGGAACTGAAAAATCAGTTGCTCCGCTTCACACGTTTTTGATAATGGAAAGCAAGCAGGTATGGTTCCTTTCCTGTGGGCGAAGCGATCCACTCCTGAAGTTCTGTAGGGTCGTTCTCTTGGTAATTCACTCAAATCTGCCCTAACTGAAGTCTGTCTGAAGGGATCCACAACCTCCACTGTCGTAAAGCTGATCTCATctgtcctttcctcccctcccactgTCACGTTTTGGAGGGCGCGTGGCATAACCGTTGTCCTGAGTGAGTGGGAGTGGTGGGAGCTTTCCTCCCGCCACCCCCTCCCTCCGCGTCCAAAAGGCAGGCTCGCTTCCGCGCACTCACGTGTAACTCGCCACATCAGAGCCCCGGCCCAGCCACGGGAGCCGGACTGGCTGCACTGGCGGCGGGTCCTGGGAAGGAAGGGGGTTCGAATGAAGAGCTGGGGCAGAGGATACAGAAAGGCGGCAGGCAGGCAAACACTGCCCTTGGCTTGCTCGCCAAGTACCAAGGTCATAGCCCTACTCAGCCAGGGGCAGGATGGAGAACAAGTGGGCCACCCCTGGGAAGAGGTGGTGGGGGGCAGGCTGACTGAACTCCCTGTGTGGGGAGGGACACTGCCAGGGAAACTCTTGAGTGGAAACAgatgaaaaccaaaaacaaacagaagaaagtaaacaaatgagaagacacagaataTATAATTACCTTTTTCTGAAAGGTACAGGAAAGAAATGTATAAGAAATGACGAGAAACTGGAGGTGGTGATGGAGGGGGAGGGCCACTCCATGCTCTTTTTAAAGCTTCCTCCGAATGCTCAGTACTGGGACCAACTACATAGAGAGGTAGATTTTAACaaggtggttttgttttgttttggtttttactaCGGTGCTGATGTATATGTAATgtctaaaaaaaagttatttgtaaataagtttttaCAATATGACAGATATCACTGGGTCTactatctgtaaaaaatatacatataaatatatatatactgtttgtttaaaatagagtatttttatttcattccttaACTCATCATCCCAGCAGTGGTATTGCACTTCAGATGACATCATATTACTAATTTGTACTGTATGACCTCGGGCAACTTCCTCCATTTGATTcagattttctagttttctgtttttactttgtaCATGGAGCATTGCttatttccttttaagaaatGTACAGAACTCTGAAATGTAGAAATGAAGTGATGTTGACATaccacttttaaagaaaaaaacaaataaaagatcaTTATCTGAACCAATCCAAAGTTGAGTGTATTTTAGGACTGTCACTGGAGCTCCAGCCTTAGTTAAGCAGATGGATTATGCCTGGGTTTTAACTGATTAACTGCAGTTCTTGTCtcaaaatttttatatcattatttaaacatttaagtaACAGTGGAGATCAATCATTCCTAGCCTTTTTAATTCCACCACGCTActaaaatgttctatatttgcaCTCCAGGAGATGTGGCAAAGGTAAAAAGAAGAGAGTCTGGCCAGCACCACCCACAGAGAGTTGAATGTGCTTAGAAGTTTACAGCCCTCCAGACTGACGTTAGCCAATGACCTGCCAGGAGCATGAGAGCCCAGTTAACTTGCCTGGACAAACCCTGAGATAGCATTTCTGTCCCAAGGTCCCCTGCAGGATCAGGCAGAGGCTGGGACTTTGCCAGAAGGTGCCCCCTTGCTTGGCTTCCTGCCTTTTTCTGCCCTGTTTCCCCCActccctcagtttcccctcctgggagcccttCCGTGACAAATCACACACATGTGAATCCACTCCACTTCTAGAAGACCTGACCTAAGTCTTCCCATCAAACTTTAAAAAGCATGGTAAAGCAACATGTTTCAAAACTGTCTGGGTGAAGCAGAAAAAGAGGCCACAAGAATAGAATAAGGTCATCATCAAAAATAGATCCAAAGCAAAGGTGAGTTTTGATATGTACAAACCAAGAGAAAGAATGAACTTGACTATGGAAGAAGAGGCCAGCCCTACCCATGGTGGGCTGTGGTTCCAGACCAGCTGACAAATAACACCATGTAGAAAACAATGTGACGCTGGGCTTTGTCCCAGTGATATGGGCTCAGCGACATGAGATCAAAAATGAACTGATTCGCGGGTGGGGATGGGAAGGCTGACAACAGAATGAAAACATGAAGTCTGAGAAGGGCTCCTCGTCCTGATGAGGCAAaaccacatatttttatttactgcACTGGATGGATGGAATACCATTCTCCTTTAAAATGGTTTCTTATTTATAATCGTGTTGACCTTTATAAAGTCCCAGCGCAGCAAGTGTATAACGGGGGAAGAAGGAGAATAAACATCTTTCCAAGAAGTCACTAGGCACTTGCCCCATAAGGAGGAGGTATTTTATCGCTGAAAGTTAAGGCACATTCAAAAGCATTAAAGGAGCTATTTCTGCCTTTAACCATTCTTTTCAAGGAAGGTTGTATCtagagaaaaaggataaaaaacaaatgacctgatatttttccttattaatgacttttttggccacacctcctCTACTTCCAATCCTGCAAAATGCGAGAGGAAAAATACCTTGGAAGAGAGCAGGGCTGCTTGTTTGTGTAATCAGTCCTTCACCTTTctaacttatttttcattttaagttcTAAGGACACTATATTTCCATGCTGGTGTTCTCTGGACAAGTTACTAGACACCTGTTTCATTTCATAACAAGCGGAGGTAATTAGGGCAACGTTCACACACTTGGGGCCCAAGCGTCCCTGCCACGTCTAGGACAGCTGCTGGGCCAGAGCTAATGCTACGGTTCTATCCCTACCTCAGATCCCAAGTCAAGGATGCAGCACTCAACATAAAACTCTTCAGAGCTACTGAGAACCTGACTTTAGCTTTTAACTTTGCCTCAGATATTTAAACTTGTATGACAATCATTTTCacacaatcagaaaaaaagaatagtacaATGAATAACTATACACTTACCAACTTGATCTGATACTTGTTAACACTTCACCGTATAGGCTTCACATACATATTTTGTGGAACCATTTCAAAGTAAGCTGTACACGCCCAGTCACTTTACCCCTCAACCTCCCAGCATACCTCACCAAAGAATTAGGGCATTTTCTTTCCTAGACACAACATCATTATCACACCTAACACAATTAATTCCCTAATATCTGATTCTCACTCCTTATTCAAATTGTGCCAAATGTCTCCCATAGCTGTTTTTTTCTAACCAGGATTTGATCAAGGATCCCACATTGCCATTTGGGTTTTATGCCTCTTAAGGGTATCTTTTAATGCAGAAAAGTTCTTCTCCATCCCTTTGTTTATAACATTGACTTTTTGAGGCAAGGAAtctgatttctaaaaataaaatcagtcaaTTTACTAATATGTAAAAGATATGTATGTCAGATCAGAAACCCACATCTCCCTAGCCAACACGTTTGCTCCCTGTAACCAAATTATAGGAATTAAAATCGTCAAGAGGTTGCCTTGGTGACAACAGAATTggaacaaaggaaataaattctatagttcagatatttttaaagataaaaagcttTGATATGCGGGTGGGACCATCATTTTTTTTCCACATGTTGTTTAAccaaactctgtgtgtgtgtgtgtgtgtatgtgtttatagtTTACATCTTTAAATAGTTCCAATTTAAATGCAAGatagaaattgtttaaaaattctcaagTGTAAGATTTGGAAGGTTGTGGGGTTTTTCCCACTTCCAAAGGATAATGAGTTTGCAGTAATTATGCTTTATGGTCAAAAATTTGCACTTTACCCCCGGCGGGACACATTAAATTTAAGTTctccatgaaaattaaaaaaaaaaaaaattgcactttctcttcctttattgTCTTCAATGTGTAAAACAACTAAAATGTCACAATACGAGTCACTATAACTGACTGAAatactaaaaagtaaaaagaccACAGAAtcatagcattttaaaatattagccccattttacctgagaagaaaactgaggcagagagctaCACGGCTGTGGTAGCATAGCCAGCGAGTGGTAGAACAGCATTCATGTTGAGTGGCCCTGGAGTCTACACTTCTTTTGCTGCACAACCTCTATGGTGAGCTGCCTTATCCAGAGTCAAAGAGCCAGTTAGTGGGGAACTGGGCTGATATCCGGATACCCCATTCCCAGACTGGTCGTTCTCAGTGTACTCCAGGGTATTTAGCCCAGCTATTTGGGATGCAAGAGGCTGTCGTGTCTTCTCCCCTACTATTTTGGAAACGCTAGTGTTTtaatgcctttatttttctctattattcatAGCCTCTGTAACTGCCTTTGTACCGACACACCAAAAAAGGCCCAATAAAAAGTTTCTTGGAGATGCCTACACCAGATTCAAGGCTGTCACactttctttagaaaaattacAGAGAGCGCTTTTCCTGATGCTAAAAAGTTATATATGCTCATAATTCCATTCTGCTAAGGTCCCTGAAgactcattcccattttacagatgaagaaagtgaagaaGGGTCATTTGCCTTGTGCCAGACAGTGACTGCACATCAGGGTCCAACAGCAGCAGGCCCCCAGCCCCGCGTGGCACGGGAAGTGCAGTGGAACCCAGCCTAGGCTCTCCAGCCATGACCATgaccctccttcccctgcccaggGGCAAGATATTCCCCGACCACACTTCTCTGGATGGTTTCTTAAAAATGACagaccctttctttcctttttcctttgttcgTTACAAAGTCCATTTTCACAGCCAGATGTGTTTTGTGCTGTTAGTTGATGACTCTCTTCTCTGGCTACTTGATGTGTTTGCCTGACTTCCCTCACCAACTGTTGCATTCCTGCAACTAATGAAGTGGGCTCAGCTGCCTTATCGGCATCTATCTGGAACTTCCCATCAAGAGAGAAGCAGTCTTAGAGGTGAGTGATAGCAGTGGTCCACGGAAAGCCCTAGACACAGACAGGTCAGGCTGCTTTCTCCCTACACCGGCAGTCATGACTTTGGCATGTGCTCCTAAAACCAGGGCTCAACACACTTCCACTGATGCTACGGATCCTCCCCCCTCAGAGCAAACTTCAGTCGTTAAACTAACAGGAAAATCTAAAGGCGATGTTTCTACAAAGccatttcaaaaagaaaggaGACTTACTTCTTTTAATTGAACAAGTGGCACCATCTAACCTTCAGAGTGGAAACATCTTCTGCAAGCGTTTGAGCAAAGGGAGGGGGGAACGTTAGAAGTACCTCAGTTTCTCGGCAACACTGAAGTCCAGGTATTCATCCAGAAAGCTGTTTGCAATCCCCACGGTGCTTAGGACAGTCAACAAGGCCAAAACCCCCAGACTCAACCGGAAGCCAGTGATCCTGCAGGCggttgtgagagagagagaggtgataAATAAACTGGGCTACAGGGATGAAGCTGGGGAGCCTGGGGCAGAACTCTCATTGTGGACACTGCCCAGAACTTCCATGTTTTTGCCAGTTGAAAATTTTGATTCATCAGATAAATTAAAGAGGATGCCTAGCCACAGAGGTCAAGTGGCTCCTTCTGAACACTCAAAGGATTATCAAGGCTGGGAGGGATTATTTCCTTGGTAAATTTGGGATATAGTGCAAAATGTCTGCAAGGATTTAAAGTGTGGTGGTCAAAAGAGTGCACACTTAGTGTACAGTTTTATCCTTGCAATTTCCTGTCTCACACCTAGTTGTGGAGGACCTGATGAGACTTGGCCTCAGGCAACGTAGATCACTTCTGCCGTCATAGCCATCAGTGCTGTATTACTCTCAGGAACAGGAAGCTAATATATAGACTCCATCCTGCTACTTTTTGTCTAAACACACAATTCTTGGGTGTTCCCTACCTTTTTTTTAGCAGCTTCTGAGTATCCGCAGAAATACTGGTGATGGACATATATGTACACCAGACTTAGACAAGTATCAAAAaactatagagaaaaaaaaaaagacacagaacatGATGGCAGCCTCTCAAAACGCGGTGTGAAAATTGACAACAGTCACAGAACGTGTATCTGACAAAAGACTTGTGTGCAGAGCTCTGGCAattcaataaggaaagaaaaacaacttaatgttttttttttgttttttgttttgttttgttttgttttgcggtacgcgggcccctcactgctgtggcctcccccgttgcggagcacaggctccggatgttcaggctcagcggccatggctcacaggcccagccactccgcggcacgtgggatcctcccagactggggcacgaacccgcgtcccctgcatcggcaggcggactctcaaccactgcgccaccagggaagcccaacttaatgtttttaataggcaaaatatttgaatagaaaaTTCACATAGCAAGATAAACAAATGTACCAATACGCACATGAAAATTTTTTCAACATTATTCAACATCATTCAATATCAGCAAAACTGCAATTTAAAACCACAACAAGGTGACACCACTTGCACACCCACCAGAAGGGCGAAATTTTAAATAGACTGAAGCATAAGATATTGGGGGTGTTGGAATCTCAtacattattggtgggaatgcaaaatgatacagccactttgggaaaagTTCTGGTAGtgtcttataaaactaaacattactttctgacccagcaattccttcctttcctgtgtatttacccaagagaaatgaaagcacatgtccataaaaagacttgtacacaatggtcattgcagctttattcataatagccaaacacTGAGAACAGCCTGGAAATCTATCCACAGGAGAATGGATAACCAAACTGTGATAACTATACAACAGAGGCCCACTGGcgaggaaaagaaacagacaacgTGGTGAAACAAACAGCAtggtgaatctcaaaaatattttgctgagtgaatgaagcaTTATACAAGAGTACATACTATGATTCCAATTATAGAAAGTTCTAGAATGGACAAAActaaactgtgattttaaaaattcagagcaTTGTCTGCCTCTGAAAGGGACTGGGAAGGACCTGAGGAAACTTTCTGAGTGGTTGTCACGTTCCATATCTTGATAGGGATTTGAGTGACACAGGTGtatacacttgtcaaaactcatcatgGTACACTTAAGATCTGTACATTTCACTAAATACAAATTTTACCTAAAAGAAAGGTAAAATGTGGGGTTGTATTCTGCCATCCAATCCAATGAAAACTCTCAATATCTTCCCTACACTAGGAACCCTCTGTCTTCCTCAGCACTTCACGGATGTAAATTACCAGAGCCCTCTTAGAAACACTAGAAGTCTGTCTGTGGGACTCCGATATGCTGGATAAaatgaaattctttattttattaggtcataaacattttttttggcTTCTACTATACACCAGGTATTATTCTAAGGATTGGAGTTAGCTGTGAAAAAGATACAAGCTCCCTGCCCTTATGGAGTTTATCATCAAAGACAGACAACAAaggggaaaacaagaaaaatagacTTGAACGTGCTGTGAAGGAAATGAAGGAGGATGGGCCACCAAGAACTGGAGGAGGCCGCCTTTAGGAAGGGTCAGGGAAGGCCCCTCTGAGGGGGTGACGCTTGTGCTGGGCCCCGAAGGATGAGAACAGGAGGAGAAAGGGTGGAAGGGCCGCCTGGCCTCTGAGGAAGGGGAGAGGTTCTGAGCACGCTGTGGTTTAGAAACTCCCTATCTAATCCATTACTCCCAGAAATCCAATGAGAACTGTTCAAGGCAGTTAATAGGCAACCTACTCTGGATAAGAAAGAGTGCAAATCACAACAAGATACCCAAGATATCCTTTGACGCCAGAGTTAGCCTATCTGCAGcacagtgtcctttgatgcaaaCAGACAGTGCTTATTTTGTATAAAACAACTTCCAGGGTCAGTAGATGTCTGGTTGCGTATCTGCTGTTTAACAGTTGTAAGGACCATAGTCGTCATTAAACTTACCTTGGTTGAAATACCATCCAGCCATCCACAATGTAATCATAAATATTGGGTAAAACTCCACACAGTTTTGTCTGCAGGAAGAAAATAGGCGGTCAGCCTCATTCAGCCCATCACAGTGAAATCCAAAGGTTCAAATGGCAGAGGCCAAGCCCCATTATCAAAGGGCACTTTTGTTATTAGTTGTGAATGTGGTCTCACCTGACAAGGGCCTGCCGCCTTCATTCTTGCCCGTAAGGGATAAAAATGTAAGTTAGAAAAAAGTTAAGTCATTCTCTAGAGGACATTTTAGCTGAAATTTCTCAGTTGACAGTAAAAATTACAGGAGGGGAGGTGATAGGGTTGCCTTTAAAAACCAGCTAGATTGGGGGTTATTTAAATCGTAGCAATCAAGTGTCAAACCCAAATGAGGCCACGAGagttatcagaaagaaaaagggattGAATTTCTCCAAATAAGGTAGCTGATGCTAGTCTGAGCTCCCGTGAAAGGGGCGGGCAGAGTTTGGGTAAAGCCCTCAGCTCACCAAGGATACCCCATTCAAATGGAAAGCAGATGTTTATAGAGTTTCTACATACAGTAGTAGCAGCACTACATCCTTGGAAACTTTTAACAAAAAGTACATGGGTTGTTGGGTCAAATACATATAAACCCTGCTCTGTACTCGAAAGCTACTTTTCTCCTACATTGGGGAATGTTAAGTTGGACAAacgacttaacctctctgtacttcagtttcctcacctgtaaagcagGAATGAATTACAGACACTGCCACAGAGGAAGGTAAATCCTACATATGAGATAATACATGCATGACACTTAAAAACtgtacctggggcttccctggtggcgcagtggttgagagtccgcctgccgatgcaggggacacgggttcgtgccccagtctgggaggatgccATATGCCACGGGGCGGTTGGGCCCGTGActcgtggccactgagcctgcgcgtccggagcctgtgctctgcaacgggagaggccacagcagtgagaggcccgcgtaccgcaagaaaaaaaaaaaaaaactgtacctggcacaaagtaagtattcaataaatattagctataattATTAGGGTGAACTGTTAATTCTGTGTTCTGTTCCTGCAAATAAATTAGAATTTAGCATATTAGATTTGAAGACAAAATCGCATGTCATATTCATTCTGGATTCCCCCACGTACAGTTTgttccaagtttttaaaaaatcactgaattaaaTTGCAATGACGCCAAAGTTAGCCTATCTGCAGCACAGTGTCCTTGGATGCAAACAGACAGTGCTTATTTTGTTTAGAACAACTTCCAGGGTCAGTAGATGTCTGGTTGCGTATCTGCTGTTTAATAGTTGTAAGGACCGTAGTCGTCATTAAACTTACCTTAGTTGAAATACCATCCAGCCATCCACAATGTAATCATAAATATTGGGTAAAACTCCACACAGTTTTGTctgcaggaagaaaataaagacgtgggttattttatgaaaaaaactataaaccaaAGCAGTGAGTTTTCATCTACAGGTACATGTGCACCCTCttcttacaaaaataattataagaattAACCTAAAGAGCATAAATGTCCTTACAGGTAAAATTAGCCTTTCAAGGTGGgactcaaacattttttaaacctcAGAGCAGGGCTAAGAATCACTCTCCTACATGTAAGTTGCCAGCAATAGAAATGAAGTGTAGCTCTTTTCCAAAAGACAGGCCTGGAGATGGTCCTGATTCCGAGCCTAGAGATCATTCTGTATCTTATCCAAATAACCCAGAAAATAACTCAATTCATATTAAATGGATTTCTTCCCCAGAATTCCCTTGCATCTACTGCCTTCCATTTGAGTTACTCAGCacattaaaaatggtttttaaataatTCCCCTAAAGCCtcctgaaataaatgaatgagtgtatttcattcccattttatggaggaaaaaaaacctaaagactGAGAACCCAAGCTAATGGATGCCTTGCAGAGAAACAGAGGTAGTCTGTGTCATCTCCAGATTCCAAAGCTCTGTCCTAATGTCAAGTCAAATAGCTTCTATTCATAGAAGACTTGGATGGAAAATTTGACACTATTTTAAGCGAAAGGGAATGCTTCTCTGGGAACTATAATTAATTCATCTGCAcctagcaaaaggaaaaaagatgaacTATATTCATCTTCCTTCCTGTGCTACACCCCCAAGTGATCTTGGTTAGGTTGGCTGAGCTCTTTCCTgacaatatcacaaccagaaaaaaaaactttaatgtaaTTCATAATGAGGTTTTGAGTTGATCCTGGTGGAAGAGTCATAGTCTACAGGATTAGAAATGATCCTACATGCTTCCTTAAGCCGTACAGCTTAAGTATGTAAGGTTATGAGGCAATTGACCCAGAAACAGTTGATTCTGGTTCTTGAAGGCTGAGTCTTCTAACCCAGGTCACCATGAatgattcttccttcttttcttccctttttttttttctcttttctttcttaatgaaaaaaaaaaaggtgttttgttttcttttcttttgtgaccAAGATGGTGACATGAAAGCTCTTAAACTTCCCTCCTCCCACAGATGCACTGAATGTACGGATACACACAGAGCAATTCCCTCGGAAAGAAATCCAGAAGTCAGCTGAATGACTCCTACACATCAGGCGAATAAGAAAATAGCCACACTggcagttccctggtggcctagtggttaggattccagactttcactgttgtggcccaggttcaatctctgatcagggaactgagatcctgcaagccgtgtggcatggccaaaaaataaataaataaatagtagccACACTGAAATAAGCAGGAGAAGCTGAGACACACTCTCATCATAAACACCACCCCTGGCACAGCACAATACATTCAGGAGAAAATCCTCAacccccagcttctccctggggGAGAAGCAAAGGGCTTAGATTGCATATCTAGCACTCCAACTTTTAAGACTTCCACCTGAGAGCTGGGTCCCCAAAACACCTAGTTCTGCAAGCCAGTGGGGCTTGCATCCATGAGACCCACAGGACTACAGCAAACAAAGAAGCAATTCTTACCAGAGCACATGAATACTCAGTACAGCTAAGCCTCCAGGGCTCAGTGCAAAGGGAGCAGGCAAAAACCCCTGTCTCCAGTCTTTCTCTAGAAAGGGTTTGACTGCATACTTTACAAGCTGATGCCTGGAGACCCAGCTTCTAGTTTAGCACATATCCAAGGGCTAGCTGAGATCCTCTCTGGAGCCCAGGGGAGATCATGGGCACTTCTCTTGCCTTCAGTTTGCTCCACTGATAAAACCAGATTGCCAGCATCTGTCTGGAAGGAGTCTGTACACACATCTGGCACCCCAGCTTTTGCAGCTT
Protein-coding regions in this window:
- the MGST2 gene encoding microsomal glutathione S-transferase 2, which produces MAALSVLSACQQSYFALQAGKARSKYKVTAPAVSGSPEFERIFHAQQNCVEFYPIFMITLWMAGWYFNQVFDTCLSLVYIYVHHQYFCGYSEAAKKRITGFRLSLGVLALLTVLSTVGIANSFLDEYLDFSVAEKLRNKSFLTRLDMMPSSTNKIPSFWR